Genomic window (Sulfoacidibacillus ferrooxidans):
AGCACCCATGTGGTGGAGTGGGCACTGGAGAAAGAGAGCGGCAATCTGCGTGAGCAGGTGGACGCGAACGAGTGGATGATGCGGATCATGCGTCAAAAGAGCGAGGGGATCATGCCGGAACAAGTAGAGGACCCTGATTTACAACGCATGTATGCAACGTATGAGCGATTGAAGACGAACAGCAAGCGTGTGGACTTTGAGGATTTGATTGTGATGACATTGCAGGCGCTGCGAAAGAAAGATCGTGTCGCTTTGACATGGCGAGAGGGCATTGAGTATGTCTTGGTGGATGAGTTTCAAGATACGAATCGAGCACAGTGGGAATGGCTCAAAGAAGTGGCAGCACCACGCCGCAACCTGTTTTGCGTAGGGGACGATTGGCAATCCATTTACGGCTTTCGAGGATCGAGACCTGAGTTGATGCAAGAGATGAAGGAGAAGTATGTAGGGACAAAGATGTACTATTTGACGCGGAATTATCGCTCGTTCTTTGTGATTGTCGGGTTGTCCAATGACCTGATTAACCATTTCAATCAGGGGTTTCATATCGATAAGGTCGTGAAGCCAGGCGTGGGACGTGATGATGAGTATTCAGGGTACGCACCCTTTGAGGTAGACGATGAGCAAGCGGAAGCGAATATGGTGGCGAGAGTCATTCTAAACCGTCATTTTCCCTTTCGAGGGTATGCCGTGCTGTATCGAACCAATGCGCAGTCGCAGATTTACGCGGAGGCGTTAAGTGAACAGGGGATACCGTATGAAGTGGTGGGTGATACGCCATTTTTTGCATCGAAGCGAGTGAAGGCAGCGTTGGATTATCTGCGTACATCGATCGATACGGAGAATGCGGATCATTGGAGGGGGATTATCAATCAACCGAATCGGCGAATCGGATTAACAGAGATTGAGGAACTCGTGGAGCTTGGTTGGCGTGGGATTGAGGACCATCGTAACCTGTGGGATTTGACCAGTGCGATTGAAGAGTTGCAAAGAAGAGAGTCGCCAGCAGATGGGTTAAGGTGGCTACTCACTTCAGGAATGAAGGAATTAGCGTATGCGAAAGATGATGAGCCAGTGAAATGGGTGGACGTGTTGCTACGGTCCGCGTCCAAGTTCAAAACGAAAGAAGCGTTTTTAGCTTTTGTTGAGCGGACATTGCGTGAATCGAAACCGGAAGAAGGAAAAGATGCTGTGCAATTGATGTCGATCCACCGGAGTAAAGGACTTGAATTCAACACGGTCTTTATCGTGGGAGCGGTGGAGGGTTTTTTACCGCATGAGCGATCCGCCAAGCCAGAAGAGATTCGAGAGGAAACGAGACTGTTTTATGTGGCGATGACACGAGCTAAAGATCAGTTGTATTGTTCAGCACCAAAATCGTATATGGGCAAGTTGGTACAGAGAAGTCGGTACATGCAATATCTTTATGATCTGGAGCCAAAAGAGTAGTGAAAATGGAGGGTTTTTGGGGTTGACAAGGTGATAAGGTTGAGATAGGACCTGTGCAACACAGTTGCCACACATAAGAAGGAGATGTAATTATGGGGGATAATCAATTCACTAAGAGGTCGTATACAGGGTATACGACCTTGAAAAAAACAGCAGATAAAATCACTGCACTTTTTGGTGTGAAAAGGATAATTTTTGCGTTACGGGAGATCATTTAGCTTCATAGTTTTAGGTATAAGAACGTACTAGATCAAAAGGTAGATTAAGCGCGCAGTTATCAAGAGACACTACGGACTCTTGACACTTACTAATTACAAGTAATGATGAATAAATTTCAACACTAGATCAGTTACAAGCTTCCGCCTCTAAGCGTTAGCGTAGGCGGTGAGCAGTTGACTCAGAAAGGAGATTATGAAATGGGTAGAATCGTGCATGTGAATCCACGTGAATTGCTTCCACACCCTGAATATAGTAAATACCATTCAGATCGGATTCAATTGGCATCAGATTACGAACGGATTAAAGATAGTATTCACAAGAACGGTATAAGAGAACCGTTAATCGCCATTGAAGGAAGCAACATTTTGGTATGTGGACACAAACGAAGAATGATTTCTATTGAATTAGGATTGGATACAGTGCCTGTTGTATACGAGGTAATAGAAGAAGAAAAATCGATTGAACGCATGGTAGAGGATAATCTAAGTCGTACTCAATCAGAAAAGGACCCCATTATCATCGGAGAAATTGTTGTTTTAGCAAAAAAATATATGGGATTGCTCACGGTGGTGATCGTGTTGGAAAGAGAACAACCATGAACGATATGTCAAAAATGATGGACATGTCCGTATCTAGAATAAAAGAACATGAGCGGTTGCTAAGTTTGACGATTAGTTTACAAAATATGGTCAGAAATAGGATCATCAGCGTACGCGCAGGCTCTAATTTATCCTCTTTGCCAGTAGAAGCACAAGACTGGTTCCAAGAATCACATAAAGAGGCAACTGAAATCAAAGATACGGAAGTAACGGCAGCAATCATGTTGTGGAAGCAAAAAGAACAAGAACAAAGAACGATAGTAGATCATGATGCTTATCTCAACGAAGAGGAACAGGATGATGATCTAAATTCATCCTTACTCACGCAAGAAGTTAGAAAGGCAGAGGTATTTGATGGGCAATTGCATGATGTACAAGCTGATGCCAAGCGTCAAAAATATCAGTTACCGGAAGATAAAAAGGTCTCTATGTTGGATTTAAACAATGAAGAAACGCAATATCGGTATAGCGAAAATCTGATGGAAGTGAAACTGCGACAAGCTGAAACCACGATCAAACGAATCAAATCGGAATTTGAAGTATTAATGCAGGAACATAGCGATAAATTCAATACGCCGCGTACCTATTGGCACAGCCAGCTAGATAAATATGTGCAAACCGTTGAGGAGTTTGCGGATGTTGTGCTGTCGTACAAGCAAGATGTGAGCGAACTAAAAAATAGTGTATGACGGTGGTGATGAAGATGAGCAATAGCTTGCTTGTCTTCATCGATGGACAGGTACCGCACATGGTCTCGTACGAGCAAGTTGGATCTAGTTTGATATCCTCCATCTGAAGCTAGGGGTTTTACGGCGCATTTGATAAACCTAAAAAATATAGCGTGAATGTCACCTCTGACCATTGCGCATTGCTGCCCGTTGATATGAACGACACTGTCAAGCCCCCTAGATCACGTGCCTTAGAATCCCCGTCGTTTCAGGGATTTTCAGTCGTCAAGTGACCGTGGAATATCGCAATGCAGTGAGGATATACCGTTAAAGCTCTTGACGATGCACTGTCTTTCCGTAGTTAAGCAAGGGAGATGACGATAGGGAGGCATCTCCTTAGCTGCCAGTTTGGGTTAAAGGCATGGCCTAAAGGCAAGGTTCGTCGACGATTGGTACACTGATATTCGCGGGTTGGGTCTCGCCGGGTCGCTGGTGACGACAATTAGTGTCATACACCTCGAACGGAGTTCCTCACCCCGTTTGGAAACTGTGCGACACCAGCGACCGCCGTTTTCCGCACGTTTACCTCTAACCTTGCGCCTGACGACTACTGTGCGACAGGTGGCGAGGGTTCTGCGGTGCCCATGTTGTTGAGGTCGTCTCGTATCGGAAGTAAGAAGGCGAGGCCGGCGAGGACGCTGACGACACCCATGAGGATAAAGAGGACGGGCAAGGGAACGACCACCATGAGTGCACCGTAGACGGCGAGTCCAAGCGGTGTGGCCATCGTGGACAACGTGCCCAGTAGGCCGAAGACGCGTCCACGCAGTGGGTCGGGAACGACCTGCACGGCCATGGCACCAATTGAGCCGTTCATGATGCCGACAGCCAACCCGGTGAGCACGAGTATGGCGATCGCCCACCAATTGGTTCGAACGGCCCCTACACTGCTGATCAAGGCGCCATCGATGATCAGCCCGCTCATGACGACGGCGCGCAAGGGCACCTTTTTTGCCACTGTCCCAAGCAGCATCCCACCGACAATGATACCCACAAAGAATGCCGCCCCAATGAACCCGAGCCACAACGCGCTGTCGCGCAACGGACCGCGTATCCAAGCGGTTAGCGCGATGTCAAATGCGGCCAATCCAAAGTTTGCTACCAACGCCGATGCAACGATCAAGAGAATCATGCGCGATCGGCCGAGGATCGCAAAGCCTTCTTTCCAGTCGGTCAGAAAGTTTGATGGTTCGCCCCCGCGTGGGGGCTCTGGTGCCCGGACAAACAACAAACTGACTACGGACACGAAAAAGGAGATGCCATTGGCCAAAAACAGGACGGGCGCTCCGAGAGCAGACAGCAGGGCACCGCCGCCTGCTTGCCCAGCGAGTTGAGCGGTCGCTGAACCCGATTGGTTGATTCCCATCGCCGCAGGAACATTTTCTTCGCGAACGACGAGCGGAAGCAACACGGATTCAGCTGGTCCGAAGAAGACACCCACGAGTTGGAGCAGGAGCACGATGACGACGATCCACAGAAAGCTTAGTCGCCAGATCGCGATCAACCCGATCAAAAGTGATAGGGCACCACGCATCAAGTCGGCCACGATCATGGTTCGGCGCTTGTTCCAGCGGTCAACGAAAACGCCCGCCACCAGACCTGCGAGACCTGGAAGGGACTGAGCGAAGCCGACAATCGCCAGATCAGCCTTCGAGCCGGTCACAATGTAGACGTACCAGGGTAGTGCCAGCAGGTAGAGATTGGTGCCCAGTGTCGACACGATCTGCCCGCCAAACAAAATAGCAAATGATTTGTTGCGCAGAATTTTCAACATGGAGTCACCATATGCCCCTTTGACGATCCAGCATGGGGCTGGGTAGTTTCCCAGCGAAGCCAGTGTAGCATAGGAATTGGAACTAATCTACACAAATTTTTGATTTTTCAGCCGATTTTGGAGACACTTTTTGGGCCTGCGAACCCTGTCCTTAATTTTTTCTTGACTTAGCTTACGTAACTAACTTGCCTTTAAACAAAATTTCCACTTGGCCGTGAAGTTCCTCAACTAGTTTAGCTAACTCTTCAGGTGTATTGCATTGCAGCACGTGATTATCTCCTCGTATCATAATAGTTGAAGATCTTTATCGTTCAATTTCCGGGTGGCACAGGTCAGTTGGATCAGTGTTGTAGATTTACAGAGCCGGCTTCTTAATTAGCCTCGTTCACCATACAGAATCATGAGTTCCCGTCTCAGTGTAGTTCACTTTATTGTACCATTTCGCCGGCAGCCCCACGATGATTTATGTCGCAGAGCTTCTTGCGCTAATTGCCTCAAGTGCGCTATAAGCCGCATATCGGACAGACTGCATGAATATGCAGTGTCAGATTGATCTGGGTGCGTTGCCGTTGAACAACGGAAACCTTACACGAAGGCTTTCACCATCGTGAAATAAGTACTCCCAGGGGGATAGTCTGAAATTTTTCCTACGACCCTATA
Coding sequences:
- a CDS encoding ParB N-terminal domain-containing protein is translated as MGRIVHVNPRELLPHPEYSKYHSDRIQLASDYERIKDSIHKNGIREPLIAIEGSNILVCGHKRRMISIELGLDTVPVVYEVIEEEKSIERMVEDNLSRTQSEKDPIIIGEIVVLAKKYMGLLTVVIVLEREQP
- a CDS encoding ATP-dependent helicase encodes the protein MHPRSILACTFTKKAAQEMKARLVHEVGERAKQVRMETMHAVAFRLLREMNPQVEVLVDSTHVVEWALEKESGNLREQVDANEWMMRIMRQKSEGIMPEQVEDPDLQRMYATYERLKTNSKRVDFEDLIVMTLQALRKKDRVALTWREGIEYVLVDEFQDTNRAQWEWLKEVAAPRRNLFCVGDDWQSIYGFRGSRPELMQEMKEKYVGTKMYYLTRNYRSFFVIVGLSNDLINHFNQGFHIDKVVKPGVGRDDEYSGYAPFEVDDEQAEANMVARVILNRHFPFRGYAVLYRTNAQSQIYAEALSEQGIPYEVVGDTPFFASKRVKAALDYLRTSIDTENADHWRGIINQPNRRIGLTEIEELVELGWRGIEDHRNLWDLTSAIEELQRRESPADGLRWLLTSGMKELAYAKDDEPVKWVDVLLRSASKFKTKEAFLAFVERTLRESKPEEGKDAVQLMSIHRSKGLEFNTVFIVGAVEGFLPHERSAKPEEIREETRLFYVAMTRAKDQLYCSAPKSYMGKLVQRSRYMQYLYDLEPKE
- a CDS encoding MFS transporter; this translates as MKILRNKSFAILFGGQIVSTLGTNLYLLALPWYVYIVTGSKADLAIVGFAQSLPGLAGLVAGVFVDRWNKRRTMIVADLMRGALSLLIGLIAIWRLSFLWIVVIVLLLQLVGVFFGPAESVLLPLVVREENVPAAMGINQSGSATAQLAGQAGGGALLSALGAPVLFLANGISFFVSVVSLLFVRAPEPPRGGEPSNFLTDWKEGFAILGRSRMILLIVASALVANFGLAAFDIALTAWIRGPLRDSALWLGFIGAAFFVGIIVGGMLLGTVAKKVPLRAVVMSGLIIDGALISSVGAVRTNWWAIAILVLTGLAVGIMNGSIGAMAVQVVPDPLRGRVFGLLGTLSTMATPLGLAVYGALMVVVPLPVLFILMGVVSVLAGLAFLLPIRDDLNNMGTAEPSPPVAQ